The Kozakia baliensis genome includes a region encoding these proteins:
- the recJ gene encoding single-stranded-DNA-specific exonuclease RecJ has product MSDAALLLDADPLVLNVRQSAGGRRWVWRDAGLANLEERHGLAIAQRAGIPELLGRILSARGVELTRAEAFLDPRLRDWLPDPSCLRGMDEAAARLAQAVQEGACIGVFGDYDVDGACGTAIMTETLRELGCVVHTHIPDRQKEGYGPNKAALEGLLARGASLLVCVDCGTAAVDVLDSFAGRADVIVLDHHKPDGGVLPQGIVVNPNRLDCTSGLGMVCATAVAFLTLVAVLRQLRLSGWFAERAEPNMLRRLDLVALATICDVMPLRDLNRAFVAQGLRILGRGERLGLATLASVAAVKEAASAMACGFALGPRINAGGRIAQADLGLQLLLSDDAFEARSLAEKLDEVNRQRQTVEAGILQEAQAQAEIQLEAGHAVMFLHGPQWHPGVVGIVAGRVRERCNRPVLVGAETDGVIKGSARSVPGLDLGAAIIAARQAGLLLTGGGHAMAAGFTLESTKAAELHAFLDARLGAARERPRQDDLLLDGVLTLRGATTQVATQLARLGPFGPGNEEPMLAISRVRCVKTERIGRDGNTLRVILQGEDGGRLRGLVFRAADKPFAAVLEDVSTPMLHVAGHLRCEVWQDREMLTLFISDVVAI; this is encoded by the coding sequence ATGTCTGACGCCGCACTTCTTCTCGATGCCGATCCTCTCGTCCTGAACGTCCGCCAAAGCGCGGGCGGGCGGCGATGGGTCTGGCGGGACGCGGGGCTGGCCAACCTCGAAGAACGACACGGATTGGCGATTGCCCAACGTGCCGGAATCCCTGAACTACTCGGCCGTATTCTCTCCGCGCGTGGAGTCGAACTCACTCGCGCCGAGGCGTTTCTCGATCCAAGATTGCGCGATTGGTTGCCCGATCCTTCCTGCTTGCGTGGAATGGACGAAGCCGCGGCCCGTCTGGCCCAGGCCGTGCAGGAAGGGGCCTGTATCGGCGTTTTCGGCGATTATGACGTCGATGGCGCTTGCGGCACGGCCATCATGACGGAAACGCTGCGCGAACTCGGTTGCGTGGTGCACACCCATATTCCCGATCGCCAGAAAGAAGGCTACGGCCCCAACAAGGCGGCGTTGGAAGGGTTGCTGGCGCGTGGCGCATCGTTGCTGGTTTGCGTCGATTGCGGCACGGCGGCAGTCGATGTGCTGGATAGCTTTGCTGGGCGGGCGGATGTAATCGTGCTCGATCATCACAAGCCCGATGGCGGCGTGCTGCCGCAAGGCATCGTGGTCAATCCCAACCGTCTCGATTGCACGTCCGGCTTAGGGATGGTGTGCGCGACAGCGGTGGCATTTCTTACGCTGGTCGCCGTGCTGCGCCAGTTGCGCCTGTCCGGTTGGTTTGCCGAACGCGCCGAACCCAACATGCTCCGTCGTCTCGATCTGGTCGCATTGGCGACGATTTGCGACGTCATGCCGTTGCGCGATCTCAACCGCGCTTTCGTCGCGCAGGGCTTGCGCATCCTTGGGCGAGGCGAGAGGCTTGGTTTGGCGACATTGGCTTCCGTGGCAGCTGTGAAGGAAGCCGCCAGCGCCATGGCCTGCGGATTCGCGCTCGGTCCGCGCATCAATGCAGGCGGGCGAATTGCTCAAGCCGATCTCGGATTACAACTTCTACTCAGCGACGATGCGTTTGAAGCGCGTTCCCTGGCCGAGAAACTCGACGAGGTGAACCGGCAGCGCCAGACGGTGGAAGCCGGTATCTTGCAGGAAGCGCAGGCCCAGGCCGAAATCCAATTGGAGGCAGGTCATGCGGTGATGTTCCTGCATGGCCCTCAATGGCATCCAGGCGTGGTCGGCATCGTGGCCGGACGTGTGAGGGAGCGCTGCAACCGCCCTGTGCTTGTGGGCGCGGAAACGGATGGCGTGATCAAAGGCTCGGCGCGCTCGGTTCCGGGTTTGGATTTGGGTGCGGCCATTATCGCCGCGCGTCAGGCCGGATTGTTGCTGACGGGGGGCGGGCACGCCATGGCCGCTGGTTTCACGCTTGAAAGCACGAAAGCGGCTGAACTGCATGCGTTTCTGGATGCGCGTTTAGGCGCGGCGCGGGAACGGCCACGTCAGGACGATCTTTTGCTCGATGGCGTGCTGACATTGCGTGGGGCTACCACGCAGGTGGCGACGCAACTGGCGCGGCTCGGACCGTTCGGGCCGGGCAATGAAGAGCCGATGTTGGCGATCAGCCGCGTGCGTTGCGTCAAAACCGAACGAATCGGCCGGGACGGCAATACGCTGCGCGTCATTCTGCAGGGCGAGGATGGCGGACGTCTGCGCGGATTGGTGTTTCGCGCAGCCGACAAGCCTTTCGCCGCCGTGTTGGAAGATGTCAGCACGCCCATGTTGCACGTTGCGGGGCATCTGCGTTGCGAGGTTTGGCAGGATCGCGAGATGTTAACTTTGTTTATTTCGGATGTTGTTGCGATTTAA
- a CDS encoding deaminated glutathione amidase — MKVALGQFAVTSDWRVNQKQCLDYIAQAKAGGADLLVLPEGILANDINNPEILPQTAQPLDGPFMEGLRKAAEGIVVIGCVNVPDGEGKFFNTLVVLREGQIALQYRKIHLYDAFTMQESKRTVAGSEPPPVFDVADMKVGVMTCYDIRFPEIARYLALAGAEIIVVPAAWVRGPAKERHWEIMATARAIENTCYVVAVGECGQRNIGASMVIDPLGVVTLGLGEEPSLGFTTLDPARIAHARRVLPVLQNRRFTAPQLATDASLLTNIKG, encoded by the coding sequence ATGAAAGTCGCCCTCGGCCAATTCGCCGTCACTTCGGACTGGCGCGTCAATCAAAAACAATGCCTGGATTATATCGCTCAAGCCAAGGCAGGCGGGGCCGATCTTCTTGTGCTGCCGGAAGGCATTCTGGCGAACGATATCAACAATCCGGAAATTCTGCCCCAGACTGCGCAACCGCTCGATGGGCCGTTCATGGAAGGGCTACGTAAGGCCGCTGAAGGCATCGTCGTTATCGGCTGCGTGAACGTGCCGGACGGAGAGGGGAAGTTCTTCAATACGCTTGTGGTGCTGCGAGAGGGGCAAATCGCGCTTCAGTATCGCAAAATCCATCTCTATGACGCCTTTACCATGCAAGAGTCCAAGCGCACGGTCGCCGGATCGGAGCCGCCGCCTGTTTTCGATGTGGCGGACATGAAGGTGGGCGTTATGACGTGTTACGACATCCGCTTCCCTGAAATCGCCCGATATCTGGCTTTAGCTGGGGCGGAGATCATCGTGGTTCCGGCCGCATGGGTGCGCGGCCCTGCCAAAGAGCGCCATTGGGAAATTATGGCGACAGCCCGTGCCATCGAAAATACCTGCTATGTCGTGGCGGTCGGTGAATGTGGGCAGCGCAATATCGGTGCAAGCATGGTGATAGACCCGCTGGGCGTCGTCACGCTGGGGCTAGGTGAAGAACCGAGCCTCGGCTTCACGACGCTCGACCCTGCGCGAATCGCCCATGCCCGGCGCGTTCTGCCAGTGCTGCAAAATCGTCGTTTCACCGCGCCGCAACTTGCTACCGACGCTTCGCTTTTGACAAATATCAAAGGGTGA
- the adhP gene encoding alcohol dehydrogenase AdhP, with the protein MAEKMKAAVVREFGKPLVIEEVDIPGIRPDQILVKVDACGVCHTDLHAARGDWPAKPNPPFIPGHEGIGHIVAVGSQVKYAKTGDVVGVPWLYSACGHCEHCLGGWETLCEKQDDTGYTVNGCFAEYVVADPNYVAHLPKNIDPVKVAPLLCAGLTVYKGLKMTEARPGQWVAVSGVGGLGQMAIQYGVAMGLNVIAVDIDDEKLATAKTLGAALTVNAKDTDPAAFVHQKVGGAHGALVTAVSRSAFSQAMGYARRGGTIVLNGLPPGDFPISIFDMVMNGTTIRGSIVGTRLDMIEALSFFTDGKVETVTRTDKLENINAIFEHLEKGTVDGRIVLDFRN; encoded by the coding sequence ATGGCGGAAAAAATGAAAGCGGCGGTCGTTCGGGAATTCGGAAAACCGCTCGTAATCGAAGAAGTCGATATTCCCGGAATTCGGCCCGATCAGATATTGGTCAAGGTCGATGCTTGCGGCGTATGCCATACCGATCTGCACGCCGCGCGGGGAGATTGGCCCGCAAAGCCTAACCCGCCTTTCATTCCCGGTCATGAAGGCATTGGGCATATCGTAGCGGTCGGCAGTCAGGTCAAATACGCCAAAACCGGTGATGTCGTCGGCGTGCCTTGGCTCTATTCGGCTTGCGGGCATTGCGAACATTGCTTGGGCGGCTGGGAAACGCTCTGCGAGAAGCAGGATGACACGGGCTATACGGTGAACGGATGTTTCGCCGAATATGTAGTGGCCGATCCGAATTACGTCGCGCATCTGCCCAAGAATATCGACCCGGTGAAAGTCGCGCCGCTGCTCTGCGCGGGTCTGACGGTCTATAAAGGCCTGAAGATGACCGAAGCGCGCCCTGGACAATGGGTGGCGGTTTCAGGCGTCGGCGGCTTGGGGCAAATGGCGATCCAATATGGCGTCGCTATGGGGCTCAACGTCATTGCCGTGGACATCGATGATGAAAAGCTCGCCACCGCGAAAACGCTCGGCGCGGCGCTTACCGTGAATGCGAAGGACACTGATCCGGCGGCTTTCGTGCATCAAAAAGTCGGCGGCGCGCATGGTGCGTTGGTGACGGCGGTGTCGAGAAGCGCTTTCTCCCAAGCCATGGGCTATGCCCGCCGCGGTGGCACCATCGTGCTGAACGGTCTGCCGCCCGGTGATTTCCCCATTTCGATCTTCGATATGGTGATGAACGGCACCACCATTCGCGGCTCTATCGTGGGCACGCGTCTCGATATGATCGAAGCATTGTCTTTCTTTACGGATGGCAAGGTGGAGACCGTGACGCGGACGGATAAACTCGAAAACATCAACGCTATTTTCGAGCATCTGGAAAAAGGCACGGTAGATGGGCGTATCGTCTTGGATTTTCGCAATTAA
- a CDS encoding (2Fe-2S)-binding protein codes for MIVCSCNALTNHDVEDAVRKGASRPREIYASKGCKAQCGNCVPGMVCALKSLLQARKTQQTYVAAPEALRAMASA; via the coding sequence ATGATCGTTTGCTCATGCAACGCGTTGACCAATCATGACGTTGAAGACGCTGTGCGGAAGGGGGCTTCCCGTCCACGTGAAATCTACGCTTCCAAAGGCTGCAAGGCGCAGTGCGGGAACTGTGTGCCGGGTATGGTCTGTGCGCTGAAAAGCCTGTTGCAGGCGCGTAAAACGCAGCAGACCTACGTCGCCGCGCCCGAGGCATTGCGCGCCATGGCGTCGGCCTGA
- the bfr gene encoding bacterioferritin translates to MVKDPKVVEHLNIQLTNELTAINQYFLHARTLNHWGVTKLGKKEYDESIEEMHHADWLIERILYLGGLPNVQRLNTILVGQSVEEILTCDLKLEEKALVDLREGIAYCESVRDYVSRDLLLKILANEEEHEDFLDRQFDLIKQIGIERYIQLNSAPAPDQTAD, encoded by the coding sequence GTGGTAAAAGACCCGAAAGTTGTTGAGCACCTCAATATCCAGCTGACGAACGAGCTGACGGCGATCAACCAGTATTTTCTGCATGCCCGCACCCTGAACCATTGGGGCGTGACGAAGCTCGGCAAGAAAGAATACGACGAGTCTATCGAGGAAATGCATCACGCCGATTGGCTGATCGAGCGTATCCTTTATCTCGGTGGCTTGCCAAACGTTCAGCGCCTGAACACCATCCTAGTCGGCCAGAGCGTGGAAGAAATTCTGACGTGCGACCTGAAGCTGGAAGAAAAGGCGCTGGTCGATCTGCGCGAAGGCATCGCCTATTGCGAAAGCGTGCGTGATTACGTCTCTCGCGATCTGCTGCTGAAGATTCTGGCCAACGAAGAAGAGCACGAAGACTTCCTCGATCGTCAGTTCGACCTCATCAAGCAGATCGGCATCGAGCGTTATATCCAGCTCAACTCCGCTCCGGCCCCAGATCAGACAGCCGACTGA
- a CDS encoding DEAD/DEAH box helicase — MPFPDTAPPLSRALAARGYETPTPVQEAVLQPGLEERDLLVSAQTGSGKTVAFGLAIAPTLLPEGAERLPYAEKPLALVIAPTRELALQVQSELQWLYAETGARIASCIGGTDARREARSLSSGAHIVVGTPGRLCDHLSRGNLDLSGVRAVVLDEADEMLDLGFRDELEKLLDAAPIERRTLLFSATIAREIANLARRFQKNAERIDTASNAKQHSDITYKCVLTAANDLGRAVVNVLRYYESPTAMLFCNTRAMVAQVQAALLERGFASVAISGEMGQNERSRAIESLRSGIARVCVATDVAARGIDVPALNLVIHASLPTEGATLLHRSGRTGRAGRKGTSVLMVPVNQRRRAERLLMQAKINNAEWETVPTAEAIHEQDAQRLLQDADLFAPSQASEDDLAARLSNAHDAHQLATALVRLYSSRLPRVESIRPVTLEAPARGARTERGEHTRAERPARAESLGGEWFSLSIGRSERADPKWLVPLICRLGNVTKREIGAIRINGDHTLFEIAPDSAERFRACVAGSDADEAKIEPASAPSGPAPRSGGPRKPREGGSGYAGRGGGGKGGPRGDKAPFRKAASGKGSSRKRY; from the coding sequence ATGCCTTTTCCCGATACCGCCCCCCCTTTGAGCCGCGCTCTCGCGGCGCGCGGCTATGAAACGCCGACGCCCGTTCAGGAAGCCGTGCTACAGCCGGGCCTGGAGGAACGCGACCTGCTCGTCTCCGCCCAGACAGGCTCGGGCAAAACGGTGGCGTTCGGCCTCGCCATTGCGCCGACATTGCTGCCTGAAGGCGCGGAACGCCTGCCCTACGCTGAAAAGCCCCTGGCACTGGTCATCGCGCCGACGCGTGAATTGGCGTTGCAGGTGCAGTCCGAACTGCAATGGCTCTATGCCGAAACAGGTGCGCGCATCGCCAGCTGCATCGGCGGCACCGATGCCCGCCGCGAAGCACGCTCGCTGTCCAGCGGCGCGCATATCGTCGTCGGCACGCCAGGACGTCTGTGCGATCATCTCTCACGCGGCAATCTCGATCTCTCCGGCGTGCGCGCCGTGGTGCTGGACGAAGCGGACGAGATGCTCGATCTGGGCTTCCGCGACGAACTGGAAAAGTTGCTCGACGCCGCGCCGATCGAACGCCGCACCCTGCTGTTTTCCGCCACCATCGCGCGCGAGATCGCGAACCTGGCTCGGCGTTTCCAGAAGAATGCGGAGCGGATCGATACCGCCTCCAACGCCAAGCAGCATTCGGACATTACGTATAAATGCGTTCTGACCGCGGCGAACGATCTCGGTCGCGCTGTCGTCAACGTATTGCGTTATTACGAAAGCCCGACGGCGATGCTGTTCTGCAACACGCGCGCCATGGTCGCGCAAGTGCAGGCCGCGCTGCTGGAACGCGGCTTTGCTTCCGTCGCCATCTCCGGCGAGATGGGGCAGAACGAGCGCTCCCGCGCCATCGAATCGCTTCGTTCCGGCATCGCCCGTGTTTGCGTCGCGACCGACGTCGCCGCGCGTGGTATCGACGTTCCGGCTCTGAACCTCGTCATTCACGCAAGCTTGCCGACCGAAGGCGCGACATTGCTGCACCGTTCGGGCCGCACCGGACGCGCAGGCCGCAAGGGCACCAGCGTGTTGATGGTGCCGGTGAACCAGCGCCGCCGCGCCGAACGCCTGTTGATGCAAGCCAAGATCAACAATGCGGAATGGGAAACCGTTCCGACGGCCGAGGCCATCCACGAGCAGGACGCCCAGCGCCTGCTTCAGGATGCCGATCTGTTCGCACCGTCTCAGGCTTCCGAGGACGATCTGGCTGCGCGTCTGTCCAATGCGCATGATGCACACCAGTTGGCGACGGCGCTGGTGCGTCTCTACAGCTCGCGTCTGCCGCGCGTCGAATCGATCCGCCCCGTCACGTTGGAAGCTCCTGCACGTGGTGCCCGCACCGAGCGCGGCGAGCATACCCGCGCCGAGCGTCCCGCACGTGCGGAGAGCCTGGGTGGGGAATGGTTCAGCCTGAGCATCGGCCGTTCCGAACGTGCCGATCCGAAATGGCTGGTGCCACTGATCTGCCGCCTGGGCAATGTCACCAAGCGTGAGATCGGCGCCATCCGCATCAACGGCGATCATACCTTGTTTGAAATCGCACCGGACAGCGCCGAGCGTTTCCGCGCCTGCGTGGCGGGAAGCGACGCGGACGAGGCGAAGATCGAACCTGCCAGCGCGCCTTCCGGCCCAGCACCCCGGAGCGGCGGCCCGCGCAAGCCGCGCGAAGGCGGCAGCGGCTATGCAGGCCGCGGCGGCGGTGGAAAAGGCGGGCCGCGGGGCGATAAAGCACCGTTCCGCAAGGCCGCCAGCGGCAAGGGCTCTTCCCGCAAGCGCTACTAA
- a CDS encoding FUSC family protein, protein MTSWIINSSLGRKPITDWPLAWVYAPSMNAVEFATRNTVASLVALAIAFWMELGEPQWAAMTVWITAQGSRGESLSKGRWRLVGTAMGMIAAVSLLAAFPQAPWLFFPALALWAGLCAGLATVVHNFRSYAFVLAAYTCAIIAMGASSQPDHVFQVAMARGTYICLGVICEMVAGVVFSASLAVKARAFMRTRLIQAISSATAAVYDILREEPPPESDIRAVFSQTLTLNDQIEFTAVEVGHNERAIQCAYATIGILSRIMSRALGLRTRLASVPNRSAVSQDVLIRAAEFLEAMPQRLNDLENVHAARRQLEDLLHLCVQRVQQTLQEEHIEEEEQIAVNDRIALQGVRLLLNEYRDLLTYFAADPTEKLRPEAYRLRHMINWRVAFHNGTRSTVAILLASLIWEVTAWPNGAAFVSFIAVVCGRFATFENTVLVSNKFFYGACAAALASIIPVFLMLPVAPSFGALALAITMPMFVGGLAARNPSTALPAASFSTFFPALLGLDNQGRLNELQWFNSTMALLFGLGAGVIVFKCVLPFDERRVCWIMRDRALNGLRRISRLATKALDENRWIGRNTQSMERLIRYAGTNITPLMDTYLHGTLAVMTIGRNLMHLRQMQNDPGLPSEAAQIIREMFSRIAHHGVTTKRREAEIYRTLEALRVMEHEWPDMEQRLLLTDAIGSLMIVTTELEGNAAFLDTKKFAAGIMSSNAVASGTPS, encoded by the coding sequence GTGACTTCATGGATCATAAATAGCTCGCTTGGGCGCAAACCCATTACCGATTGGCCGCTTGCCTGGGTATACGCACCAAGCATGAACGCCGTGGAGTTCGCAACGCGTAATACCGTTGCCTCCCTCGTGGCGTTGGCGATCGCTTTCTGGATGGAACTCGGCGAGCCGCAATGGGCGGCGATGACGGTTTGGATCACCGCCCAGGGTTCACGCGGCGAAAGCTTGTCCAAGGGGCGCTGGCGTCTCGTCGGCACGGCCATGGGCATGATCGCCGCCGTCAGCTTGCTGGCGGCTTTTCCGCAGGCGCCCTGGCTGTTCTTTCCCGCCTTGGCGCTGTGGGCCGGGCTTTGCGCGGGCTTGGCGACGGTCGTGCATAATTTCCGCTCCTACGCCTTTGTGCTGGCCGCCTATACCTGTGCGATCATCGCCATGGGCGCGAGTTCGCAGCCCGATCACGTCTTTCAGGTCGCCATGGCGCGTGGCACCTATATCTGCCTGGGTGTGATCTGCGAGATGGTCGCAGGCGTCGTGTTTTCCGCCTCTCTCGCGGTCAAGGCGCGCGCTTTCATGCGCACACGGCTGATTCAGGCCATTTCAAGCGCCACAGCCGCCGTTTACGATATTCTGCGGGAGGAACCGCCGCCGGAGAGCGATATTCGGGCGGTATTCAGCCAAACCCTCACTTTGAACGACCAGATCGAGTTCACGGCGGTGGAGGTCGGGCATAACGAGCGCGCCATTCAATGCGCTTATGCCACGATCGGTATTCTTTCGCGCATCATGTCCCGCGCGCTCGGGCTGCGTACTCGCCTGGCCTCGGTGCCCAATCGATCCGCCGTTTCTCAAGATGTCCTGATCCGCGCCGCCGAATTTCTCGAAGCTATGCCGCAGCGGTTGAACGATCTGGAAAACGTTCACGCCGCCCGACGGCAGCTTGAGGATTTGCTGCATCTTTGCGTTCAACGCGTCCAGCAGACGCTCCAAGAAGAACATATCGAGGAAGAAGAGCAGATCGCCGTCAATGATCGCATCGCGCTTCAGGGCGTGCGCCTTCTGCTGAATGAATATCGCGACCTGCTGACCTATTTCGCCGCCGACCCGACGGAAAAACTTCGCCCCGAGGCTTACCGCCTGCGCCACATGATCAATTGGCGCGTCGCCTTTCATAACGGCACCCGTTCCACTGTCGCGATTTTGCTCGCCAGCCTGATTTGGGAAGTGACGGCGTGGCCCAACGGCGCGGCTTTCGTCTCGTTCATCGCCGTTGTCTGCGGGCGTTTCGCGACTTTCGAAAATACGGTGCTGGTCAGTAATAAATTCTTCTACGGAGCCTGCGCCGCCGCGCTTGCCTCCATCATTCCCGTGTTTCTCATGCTTCCCGTCGCGCCTAGCTTCGGTGCGTTGGCGCTGGCGATCACCATGCCGATGTTCGTCGGCGGTCTCGCGGCGCGAAATCCGTCCACGGCGCTTCCGGCAGCTTCGTTCAGCACCTTTTTCCCGGCCCTTCTCGGGCTGGATAACCAGGGCCGCCTCAACGAATTGCAATGGTTCAACAGCACGATGGCGCTTTTGTTCGGTTTAGGTGCGGGCGTGATCGTCTTTAAATGCGTGCTGCCGTTCGATGAGCGCCGTGTTTGCTGGATTATGCGTGATCGTGCGCTCAACGGTTTGCGTCGCATCAGTCGCCTTGCCACCAAAGCGTTGGACGAGAATCGTTGGATCGGGCGCAACACCCAAAGCATGGAGCGTTTGATTCGCTACGCCGGCACCAACATCACACCGCTGATGGATACCTATCTGCATGGCACGCTCGCGGTCATGACCATCGGGCGCAATCTCATGCATTTGCGACAGATGCAGAACGATCCGGGCCTGCCATCGGAAGCCGCGCAGATCATCCGCGAGATGTTCTCGCGTATCGCGCACCATGGCGTGACGACAAAACGCCGCGAGGCGGAGATTTATCGCACGCTCGAAGCCCTGCGCGTCATGGAGCATGAATGGCCGGATATGGAGCAGCGCCTTCTCCTGACGGACGCCATTGGCAGTCTTATGATCGTGACCACCGAACTCGAAGGTAATGCGGCGTTCCTCGACACCAAGAAATTCGCCGCTGGCATCATGTCGTCGAATGCGGTGGCGAGCGGCACGCCGTCCTGA
- a CDS encoding class I SAM-dependent methyltransferase yields MADELEGFHPGAFTRANNEPDTIFFAKRQQDTLMDAGARTAVTALYQTALPATGSILDLMCGSLSHLPEELSPNSVIGIDVSRAALDANSALTERVVQDLNANPQLDMPDDCMDAVCLCDGLAYLTQPIAVLKEALRVLRPGAPLIITFSDNFHAAKATAMWQALEPEDRVRLISILMTRAGFVDLDTGEVVPPEDLNAWNDTVRAVIGRKTLAA; encoded by the coding sequence ATGGCCGACGAATTGGAAGGCTTTCATCCTGGCGCATTTACTCGCGCCAATAACGAGCCCGACACCATCTTTTTCGCAAAACGCCAGCAAGACACGCTGATGGATGCTGGCGCGCGCACCGCCGTCACGGCGTTATATCAGACTGCCCTGCCTGCCACGGGCAGTATCCTGGATCTGATGTGCGGCTCGCTCAGCCATTTACCTGAAGAATTGTCCCCCAATAGCGTCATCGGCATCGATGTGAGCCGCGCGGCGCTGGACGCCAACTCCGCGCTGACGGAACGCGTGGTGCAGGACCTTAACGCCAATCCGCAACTCGATATGCCCGACGATTGCATGGATGCTGTTTGTCTGTGCGATGGCCTAGCCTATCTCACCCAGCCGATTGCCGTGCTGAAGGAAGCATTGCGCGTTCTGCGGCCCGGAGCGCCGTTGATCATTACGTTCTCGGATAATTTCCATGCCGCCAAGGCCACCGCCATGTGGCAGGCGCTGGAGCCGGAAGATCGCGTGCGACTTATCAGCATCCTGATGACGCGGGCCGGTTTCGTGGATTTGGATACCGGCGAAGTCGTGCCGCCGGAAGATCTCAATGCCTGGAACGATACCGTGCGCGCCGTGATCGGCCGTAAAACGCTGGCGGCCTGA
- the dapF gene encoding diaminopimelate epimerase, translated as MSVRFQKMQGLGNDFVVIDKRHQAFSPTLNNVSKICDRRLGIGCDQFVLLDTPSLPGADVLVRFFNPDGSEAGACGNASRCVAALLGHAPVLQTQVGLLPSLVTETGEIGIDMGAPRLGWREVPLARETDTLVLPLPGAPAACSMGNPHATFFNGIRDAAQFGPELEHDPLFPERANIGFGQIRARDNLRLRVWERGAGLTPACGSGACAAVVNGVRRNLLDRRCIVEMDGGSLRIEWREDGHVLMIGPATLVFEGEWPQ; from the coding sequence ATGAGCGTTCGGTTCCAAAAGATGCAAGGCCTGGGCAACGATTTCGTCGTGATCGACAAGCGCCATCAGGCTTTCTCGCCCACATTAAATAATGTTTCTAAAATCTGCGATCGTCGCCTCGGCATCGGGTGCGACCAGTTCGTCCTGCTCGATACGCCGAGCCTGCCGGGGGCGGATGTGCTTGTGCGTTTCTTCAATCCCGATGGTTCGGAGGCGGGCGCTTGCGGCAATGCCTCGCGTTGCGTGGCGGCGTTGCTCGGTCATGCGCCCGTGTTGCAAACCCAGGTCGGATTGCTGCCTAGCTTGGTGACGGAAACGGGTGAAATCGGCATCGATATGGGCGCGCCGCGCCTGGGGTGGCGCGAGGTGCCGCTGGCGCGGGAGACGGACACGCTCGTTCTGCCGCTTCCCGGCGCTCCGGCGGCTTGTTCCATGGGCAACCCGCACGCCACGTTCTTCAACGGCATTCGGGATGCGGCGCAGTTCGGGCCGGAACTCGAGCATGATCCGCTTTTTCCTGAACGCGCCAATATCGGCTTCGGCCAGATTCGTGCGCGCGATAATCTGCGCTTGCGCGTTTGGGAGCGGGGTGCGGGGCTGACGCCAGCCTGCGGTTCCGGTGCCTGTGCGGCCGTCGTCAACGGTGTGCGCCGTAATCTGCTGGATCGGCGCTGTATTGTGGAAATGGATGGCGGTTCGTTGCGCATCGAATGGCGGGAGGACGGGCATGTGTTGATGATCGGTCCCGCTACGTTGGTGTTCGAAGGGGAATGGCCCCAATGA